The Fibrobacter sp. UWB2 genomic interval GTTCAAACAAGACGTTAAACGATTTTTCTTCATCGTTTCCGACTTTGTTAATTTTGTAGTTTTGTGCATAAGCACTTACGGCGAACGCAAGCGTCGCCCTCAATCCAAGGCAGATATTTTTCCTCATACAAATCCCTAACTTTTGTATTCTAAAATTTAGTATAAGTTTTTTCATCTGCAATGCATGACAACAAACAAAATATTACAAATAAGAAATTTATATGCAAATAAAAATTGTTAAAACGTTTAAAATAACGCATCACATCCACATTGAGAATACCGCAACGGATTTGCACTATTAGCAATCTTTTTACTGATTTCAAAGGAACAAAAAAGCCCGTCCTTTACAATCGCGATTAAAAGACTTTTTATTTTTTTGATATATTTCAATCGTTATTTAAGCAAGTAGAGAATATGGAAGAACCAAAGAAAAAAGGCGTAAAACCGGTCGAGCACAAGAAAGAACAGGAACGATGCATTCTCGTAGGCATCGCAACCCCTAAAGTTCGTCCGTGGCTTGCAGGCGAACAACTCGCAGAACTCGGCCGCCTCGCCGAAACCGCGGGTGCATTCGTCACACGCAGCTTTTTGCAGCGCGTGCAAAACTTCAGCCCGGCAACGCTCATTGGCGAAGGCAAGGTTGGCGAAGTCAAGCGTGCTCTCGAAGAAGACAACGCCAAGATGGTCGTTTTTGACGATGACCTCTCGGGTTCACAAGTGCGTAATCTCGAAGAACGCATGCCCGGCATCAAGGTTCTCGACCGCACAGGACTTATTCTCGATATTTTCGCAAAGCACGCCGTCACGGCAGAAAGCCGCCTGATGGTCGAAGTGGCGCAATTGCAGTACATGATGCCGCGTCTCACCGGTGCGTGGACGCACCTTTGCCGCCAACACAATGGCGGCATCGGCACCAAGGGGCCGGGTGAGACGCAGCTCGAAACGGACCGCCGTATGATCCGCAAGCGCATCCAGGAACTCAAGAAAAAGCTTGAGAAAATCGAGGATGCGCGCGAGCAGCAAGCAGATAAACGAAATGATATTTTCCAGGTTGGCATCGTCGGTTACACAAACGCGGGCAAGTCCACGCTCACAAACCGCTTGACCGGCGCCGACGTTTACGTTGAAGACAAACTCTTTGCAACGCTCGACAGCACCACGCGAAAGCTATTCCTCGATGGCGAAAATATCATCTTGAGCGACACGGTCGGGTTCATTCGCAAGCTCCCCCACAACTTGATTGAAACGTTCAAGAGCACGCTCGGCGTGGCCGCACATGCGGACTGCATCTTGGAAGTCGTTGACGGGAGCGCCCCGGACTACCGCGACCACTTGGAAGTCACGCACAAGACACTCGAAAGCATTATCGACAAAGGTACTCCGAGACTCCGCGTTTTCAACAAAGTCGAAGTCGCAAGCGAAGCGCGCCGCACGGAACTTTTGCAAAACTACCCGGACGCCATCCAAATCAGCGCCAAGGAAAACATCGGCATGGAACGATTGCGTGCCGCCTTCAAGGAACAGCTCGAACGCTGGCACGAGAAGCGCGCCGCCGCAGAAGCCAAAGAAAAAGAAATTGCAGAAGCCCCATGGCCGCCGGAAGACAATTCGTAATCGAAAAAAAATTGTCATGCCCAATTTAATCGGGCATCTCCCTTCTCAAAAAAATCGAAAGGAGATTCCCGCTCGGTGGCGGGAATGACAAATAAACAAAAAAAAACTTAACTGGATGCTTCGTTTCACTCAGCATGACGTTAAAAAAGGAATGAGTTTTGAATGAACAAACAAGAACTTAAAGAAAAGTATGGCAAGAAGCGCGTTCCGCATGAATGGCGCAAGACAGACAAGATTTCTACGCTGATTACGACGTTTTTCGGCTCGGGAATGAGCCCGAAGGCGCCCGGTACTATGGGAAGTCTCGCCGCGGCAATCGTTGCCTACCCCTTGGCCATGTTAAGTTACGCCTACCCCATCGTCATCAACGACAACGCATTCAACACAAAAGATGCAAATGCACTTGAATCATTAGCCGCCATTTTCCTCGCGGTTCCCAAAAACTTTATGATTGCAGCGCTGCTCGTTTTTTTTGCAGCCATCCCGTTTGTGAAAAAAGCGATGAGGGATACCGGCACAGAAGACCCCGGCTGGATTGTGATTGACGAAGTCTGCGGGATTTTCATGACATTCGCCTTCATCCGCCCCGAATGGATTCTGAACGCCCCCTGGATCCTAATCATCGGCTTTGCGCTATTCCGCTTTTTCGATATTCTCAAACCGCTCGGCATCCATAAAATGGAAAAACTCCCCGGAGCTTGGGGAGTTATGGCCGATGACTTGCTCGGCGGAATCTATGCCGGGTTAGTACTCACCATTGGCCTTGTTTTACCCGCCGTATTTTTGATGTAAGGCTATTTATCACAGCGGGTTAAACGTCACGCCAGCCTTGATAGCGACCGAAGACCAATCGGCCAAACCATCAGCAAAGTGATCGTTGAACTTGTGATAGAACTTGGCATCCAAAAGCAGGTCTAAATAGATTCGTTCATTGACGCGGAAACCCACGCCCAAAAGCACACTAAATTCCATAGACGAGTCCAGTTCCCTATCGCGTGCACCATCTAACTCCAAATTATCGAAAAGCGGTATGGAAATCTGAGGGCCAAATTCGAACGATACAAAGCTAGACCGCGGCTTGACTGCAAAAAGAATCGGGAACGCAATCCGCCCCTGCGACAGGCCTCCTCCAGTAACACGCTTGTCTTCCCCATTACCATCTTCAATGTATAGAGGTTCCGACAAAAACAACGGAGCATATTCAAACAGCACGCCAAGCCTTACCGCCAAATGGTATTGCAGCAAAGGCCATTGAACAGACGCTCCCGCCTGAAAAAAAGTGCCCTCAAAAAAGACAATCCGTTCAATCTTTTCGTAATGGTTCAACTGCGTCTCGTTATTTATAACTTTAAAACCCATATTAATCGTCATTCCGACTAAGAAATCGAACGGGACCGAATTTTTCTGAATCCGTTCCGCATTCCTGACGCTATCGCGGTGTGCCTTCGCTTGCATCCAACGGTCATAATCACTAACGCTTTCGTCTTGGGCGAAAGTAAAAGCAGCAAGCAACAGAACAAGTCCAAAAACGCGAAACATACCACAGCCCTCGATAAATGCAATTCAACAACGAACCGTCTTTAATCTATACAAAACTTTGTATAAAAAGTGATGTTCTTATAAACATCCCGACCAAAAGCAATAAGGCCGTACAGGCGGTAAAAAGGTGATGCCCGCTCGGAGGCGGGCAT includes:
- the hflX gene encoding GTPase HflX yields the protein MEEPKKKGVKPVEHKKEQERCILVGIATPKVRPWLAGEQLAELGRLAETAGAFVTRSFLQRVQNFSPATLIGEGKVGEVKRALEEDNAKMVVFDDDLSGSQVRNLEERMPGIKVLDRTGLILDIFAKHAVTAESRLMVEVAQLQYMMPRLTGAWTHLCRQHNGGIGTKGPGETQLETDRRMIRKRIQELKKKLEKIEDAREQQADKRNDIFQVGIVGYTNAGKSTLTNRLTGADVYVEDKLFATLDSTTRKLFLDGENIILSDTVGFIRKLPHNLIETFKSTLGVAAHADCILEVVDGSAPDYRDHLEVTHKTLESIIDKGTPRLRVFNKVEVASEARRTELLQNYPDAIQISAKENIGMERLRAAFKEQLERWHEKRAAAEAKEKEIAEAPWPPEDNS
- a CDS encoding phosphatidylglycerophosphatase A, with translation MNKQELKEKYGKKRVPHEWRKTDKISTLITTFFGSGMSPKAPGTMGSLAAAIVAYPLAMLSYAYPIVINDNAFNTKDANALESLAAIFLAVPKNFMIAALLVFFAAIPFVKKAMRDTGTEDPGWIVIDEVCGIFMTFAFIRPEWILNAPWILIIGFALFRFFDILKPLGIHKMEKLPGAWGVMADDLLGGIYAGLVLTIGLVLPAVFLM